In Lolium rigidum isolate FL_2022 chromosome 3, APGP_CSIRO_Lrig_0.1, whole genome shotgun sequence, the genomic window TGACATTTGGTGTCTGGAACCAGGTGCCCAAGCAATGGTACATACAGAACTGTACAATAAGCCATACCAACCAGAGTCCACAACTGCAGGCCCATGTGTTGAATTGTCTAATGATTTGGATGCTGTTCCTTCGACTAAATGCCATATCAGGAATGAGCGACAAACAAACCAGGAAGGATCAAATAGCTGTGACATGCCTTCAGGTACAGTGACGATCCTGACAGtaatattttttctatttttttcaatgTATCTAAAATAATTGGCATGCATGATATTTGGTGCACTTAATTCCAATACTTTGGGTTTTCCTTTTTTTGACTTTTTTACTATGTTAAATATCCCTTCTGTCCTCATGAAAGGACCAAAGAGTATCGATTGCTTTTCGCCCTCAACGTTAGATCCAGGAAAACAGAGGAGTCAAATAGGAGAACCCAACTTTTAGCCTTTTTAGATTTGTACATCATGTTTCCCATACTTCTGTAGTATTGTTTAAAAGTTCAGTGCATGTCTTTAGAAGGATAGGATCAATGACACAACTGTATGTTCTTTTTGTCTCTTGCtgaaatatttcttgtacaaattCGTCGTTAATGACATTTGGTATTTGGGAAACAGGCGCCTCATTAATTTTACATACAGAACCGCGCAAGACATGCCGACCAGACGCCTGCTGGAAGTAAGTACTTTAGTTTCACGCATTAGAATCTTGGAATTTAATTATCAGAATTGGTGGAATTTGTTTGCTGCATGAGTGTATTGATGTGAAATTTTTACctgtcaaattgaatgaaattttgtTTGGGACTGCTCAAGCGCAAAACTCAGTAACACCAGAAGTTTACCTGACAAAAGGGTGAAACACAACCCATGTGTGTGTGGCTTGAAACTTCTATACCATTTATACTGGACCTGCTATAAGCCTTTGAATCTTGTCTGATAGCCAGGTGATGACGGTTTATGTCTATACTGTTTATAATAAACCATTTATACTGTAGTTAATTAGCTGTATAGGCATCAATAAATTATGTCATCAGCTATATTATAGAAGAATGTTCATGTGCCAAGTGATACCGGTTTAAGCTTATTGAGATCGTCTGTGATTTCAAGGGGTTGAACTTCTAATCTAGTGCTGAATTAAGCCACAAGACGACCCTGTGGGGTTTTCACTTTAAGCTGAACACTCAGATTTGTATCTATTCTCTTTAGGGGCAAATTTGAAGTAACAGGAGAGCTAACGCACACTTGTGATGAGCTTGAAGCTCATTTCCCTCATGAAATTTTTATCAAAGTTTACGAAGCTTCAAAACAAATGCCTGAAGTCTTGAAGCTAGAGGCTCTACCTCTTTCTCATCTCTTGCCAAAAAAATTCAAGATGGAACCCCCTGATGCACATGATATTGGACTGTGCTTCATAAGCTCTCATGAAAGGTACACTCATCATCTTAGCTTCCACTTACATTAAATAAGCATCAGCAATGATAGACTAACTTGCAGCTATGCCAGATACCATATAAAAAGTCCCCACTTCTATTCCATACAACTAAATTCATGCAGCGGGGGACTTTTGGAGAATATCTAGAATTGTGTTCACAAGTATGAGCTAGCGTTATATAAGCCCATGTTTTCTATATTTATTGCAGGCCAAATAGAAACTTTGACCATCTCCTGGAGAAGATTTCTTCACATACTGGCTTGCGGGCTAACATCGGCATCACAGAGTTGCTAATATTTTCGTCCAAGTTGCTTACGGAAGATGATCAAAGTATGTCCACATGACTCTTACTAAGTGTTTTGGAAAAGGGTAAACCCCACACCACGGTTTTTTGGGTTAAAATCCACAGATAAATTCTACCACAGCTATTGCTGCTGTGTGGAAGATTTTAATTTGTAATGTTATGCTTGAAACTGCTTTATTTCATTTTCTTTCTGTGATCCGGATGTTTTGATAAGCTAGGAAATACCTGCTAAATGATTTCTGGAATGTTTGAAAAACTAGTATGCATGATCTAACTATTGTAGAGTTTGTTGTAACAGCAAAAGACGGAAAACTTTACTTTTGTGGAGTTTTCCGGAAGCATCTCAGAAAGAAGCAGCACCCAGCCAATAATGATACAGAGAAGGTGGAATGTAAGAAAAGTGGCATCATACTGGATTCAACTGGGGAGGAAGAGACAAGTGGGATTAACAAATGTATGCCCATGGTTAAAGCGCCTGATGCAAATGCTACCAGTAACGCAGCTCCCACTGTTTCTTTCTTCACTGGGTCTTGCAGTCCTGTCTCGGCAGGTAAAAACTTTTTTCGATTTTGTACATCTTGTTATCCAAGCAGTGCAGCTCCCATACTTACTTTTGTTGATTCGTGCTTTCTCACTGCATTTTCCTTGAATTATATAGGTTCTCCTTGTAAATCTGCTGCGAGAACTGCTGCTTGCGGAGGCCTTACGTTGGACTCGCCTCCAGGATTTCCTCTTGATGGCCCCCCTCCTGCGTTTACATCAGCACACCGCATGCTTCGTAGAGGGGAAACCGCAGAATCACAGATCGACTCTTGCAGCCTTATTTTGGATGATGTTCCTCCTGGGTTCACATCAGCACACCGCGGGTTACATTCCACTCTTTTCTCTGAGAAGTCTGCAATCAAATTCTCTCTGAATGTTACAAGGACTATTCAAACGCCGCCTGGGTTACCGGCATTCTCTAAGGCTAAGGATAAAATGACAGCGACTGGAAACATACATGTAAAGCATGATAAGGTGCAGCAATGTTCCAGTTCTTACTGCTTAGTTGTGCCTTAGTTATTCAAATAAAGTGCTTTTTTTCTTTGTTATGGCTTTCCTGTTAGTAAGAAGAAACTCATCTGTACTTGTGCAGGTTGACGTGCAAGTGGATGACGATTCCGAGGAGCGGCAGTTTCCGAAAATCAAGCGGCTCTCGGATATCCTGGGTTCCTCTTCTGCCTCCTCGAGCAACAACGACAGTATCTTGTCCAGACCTAGTAACTGCTCTGAAGTTTGCAGATCTGCTGCAGCTGTGCCAAGAGCGAGCAAGTTTCAAGAGGCGGGGCCTCCTGAGGTACAAAAACATTGCAGGAAGAGAGGCCAGCTGGAACTATCCGAGCCTTCTGGTGCCGAGGCGACCAAAAGGCTCAGGGTGAATGGACGCATCGCGCTGAACGGATCCGTGGACCGTCGTGTCCTCAATGGTGGCAAAAGATGATATGCAGCTACGCCTCCTCTTCAGGCCATGTGGCTAACGCATTTTCAGGTGGTATCGGTGGAACTGCTACTTCCAGACAGCGAGTAGTTTTATGTGTGTAGGTCGGTCTGGACAGCCAGTATTTTGGGTAGGAAACTGAAGCCTATTAGGTAGTGAATATGTCTAATGTTATGTCGAAATAAGTACTACCTCCGGCTCAGGCTGGAGAAGTATCGTTGTTGTTTTTGTAAAGTCTAAAGTGTCAAGTTTACGTGGTGCAAACTGGTGTTAACAGGATGTCAGACCGTCTGTGGTGCATGTATGTCTGAACTTTAACGACATCTGGTATATCCTCAACAAGGTGTGCGCATGACAGGCCCAAGCCTGACAGATAACGCTAACTGAAAAACAGATTCACACTAGAACGAGATTCCATCAATTTGTTTGTTTGTGAGAATCCATCCATTATTAGCTACTTTCAGTTTCACAGGAAGCTTGTAAGCAGTTGTTCAAAAATGAAAGTGAACAGATGATCCGAGAAGTCTAACTGAGTTTGCAAATTAAACTTGACCAAGATTTACAAAGTGTACTTTGATTCAGACTCGTTCACGCGCAAGGCTAAAGTATAGATCGAAACGTTGCTGGCAAGTCAGCCACCAGAAGAGAAGCACGGCTCGGATTCAAAACATGGAAACAACTGGGAGCATCAGTAGACATATTTTGTGTAGGCACAAAACATGGAAAGCCACCACCGCGTATTGAATTGGAAACCGATTCCAAACCCAAACCCAAACCCTCCGCCAATATTACGCGTGATTTCGATTATAAGTAGCTGAATGCCACTCCCCATCCGGCACCACTCCCTCTCCCGCCATCCAACCTAGctttctccctctccctccctcccgccATCCAAACTCCTCTACTTCCGCAGACCAGCTCCACGTCCGATCCATGGAGACGGACGGGCTCGAGGACTTCTACAAGCACCACCACTTCAAGCCTTCCAAGGAGGAGGCCGTCACCTACTTCCTgccgcgcctcctcgccggcaCGCCGCTGCCGCACGGCGCCGACGGCCTCATCCGCCGCGCCGACGTCTACGCCTGCGAGCCCAGGGACCTCGCCGCCCGGTTCGCGCCCGTGCCtaacgccaccagcaccggcgaccgCTTCTTCTTCACGACCTGCAAGCGCAAGAGCGGGAACGACGCCCGGGTCGTCCGCCGCGCCGGGTCCGGCACATGGACCATCCAGACCACCGAGGACGTCTACCACGAGGGGGCCAAGGTCGGCGAGGCCAAGCAACTGTCGTTCAAGAAAGGGAAGACCACCACCGGCTGGGTCATGAAGGAGTACCGCTGCCTGCGTCCGGAGGCTGTCGTCGCCGACGGGGAGATGGTGCTCTGCAAGATCCATCTCGCTCAgcacgcgcccgccgccgcccgccaagaaTCCGACGCGTACAAGCTGCTTCCTCAAGAACCAGCAGAGCCTGCACCCGCGCAACAATCGCACAAGAGGCCAGCGCCtactgccgcggccgccggtcCGCCCTGCTCCAAGAAGATGCGGATGGCAGCCCCCGTCCCGGAACCTGACTGCCCGAGCACGCACGCACAGAAGCTGTACGGTGTTTCCGTCCCAGCACCCGAGGAGATGGAGTACGAGGATTGTCCGGTGTGGTTCACGTCTGCCGCGCCCGTTTCATCGCCGGCTGCGTCCACGGAGGTGCCCCACGCGCCTGAAGCTGACGGCGACACGGGCCAGTTCTCGTGCACCATGGAAGAGCTTCTCGGGCCACAGCAACAACAGGAGCAAACTCTCCCCGTGGCCGTGGAAGATGAGGACTTCGACTGGGATTCACTTGACAGTGAATCAGAGCTCCACCTGCTGCTAAAGCCTTGGGATGATGATGACTGGGAGACAGCGCCACAAGAGGAGCAAACTACCCCGGTCGAGGCTGAGAAGAACAACATCCAACAGGTCGATACACACCAGCCTGCGCCATCAGCTAGCTGGGAGCTTCCAGAGGACCTGCGGAGCCTCTTGGCTGAGCACGACGACCAAGAAGCACTGCTCTACATGGGGTGCAGCTACAACACCGTAGCGGCGGCCTGCCTTCACGCTCCATCGCTTCAGGGATTCTTCTCGTTTGGAGCTGTCAATTAGATGCGGCCTTTGGTAGAATTCTTAGCTAAGTCTGCTGTATTCGAGGATACTGACCACTGCTATATTAATTTTTCTTGTATGGTCGTTACTTTCAGAGATGTAGTATGCTCATTCAAACTAAAATTGTTGTTCTTCGTAGCTCATCTGATCAAGGTTATGAAACTTCTGTCCGTGTCCACTGTCTTTTATTTACAAGTTTTGCTGTATCCTGATTGAGCATTCATGATGCAAcccgcaaaaaaatgaaaaaacagcaAGCGTGATGCAGTTCTCGATTCGAACTTGCCAATGGATTCACAAGTCTAAGTCCTTTACAATGGAGCTGCCAAATTGTGAAACCTGAGGAAACTAGGACTAGAAAAACTCAACAACTCAGCAATGCGTTTGAATTTCACAGTAGTGTGGAGTCGCTTTGCAGGAGAACATCAGTTAGCTAGGCCACATgaatattttttagttttttgtttCCTTCTCTCTGCAACTCTTGGTTTTGCCATCTGCTGGTGCTTTCTTTGCTCTTCTTTAACAGTTCGGTCCTGACAGTGTACATCGCTTCGTCATACAACGGCCATGTCGAACAGATACTGCCATCTACAGTTATTTCCTCCTACTTTGTCTTCTCATCCAATGGACCGTGAAGCCAATGTGCCTTCCAAAAAATCGAATGCGAGACAAGCCGTTCTGTTGAGTAACCTTCCAGTTTCAGCTGTGATAAATAATTTAGGTAAATGAGCCATGAACTCGCTAGGAAAAGAATGGACACAGTAAAACTATCTGCAAAAACAGTGGATCAAAAGATTATGACGAAAATTACTTTGAGGACTACTTTTTCAACATGGAAGCCCCATGTCCTACAAACCTGCATAAGGTCGCCCTTTGATGCACCAAGGCTAAACAAAAATTATAGGATGACACACGGGCATCAAATGAGTTAATTACAAAAACCCACCACAATTGTGGCTAGGTTATCAAAAAGCCACCATCTTttaatttttgacaaaaaaaccATGGTTCAGAATAATAACGTGATTTACCAGCACCAATATGTAGTAAGAGCCACTCTAAATGACTTAACCGAGATTATGATGTGTGAGGCCCATTGCCAGGCTGATGTGTCGATAGACAACATTCAAAGAGAGGGATGGCGAGCGATACTAAATTATctgggttttttttttgtaagTTTCCCCTCCACCCTGTATCTCTATCTTCTCTCTCCCTTTCTTCTCAACAGTCATGTGCTCCGTCACCGACCATGCTCCGCCGCGCTCGCTGGGGAGGTGCTCGCCGACGCGTTGGGCCGTGCTCGGCGTAGAATCAAGGCCCCTCTAATTCCTCCGTGCACCGATGGGATCCAAAGGGCAGCGCGTCCAGCACAACGTGGGCGAGCTCGGCGCGGGCAAGCGCAGTCAAGCGCCGGCCAAGGGTCGCTCCGGTGAGCTCGGCGTGGGGCACAACGACAGAACTCTGGACAGGGGCCACTCCGGTGAGCTCGGCGTGGGGCGGCGTCGGTGAGCGCTGGCCATGGATGGCGCGGCGACGCGGGCGAGCATCGTACAAAGGTCGGTGCAGGAGAGCTAACAGGGGCCGCGACAGCGAGCGCCAGCCACGGGCAGCGGCGCGGGCGAGTGCTGACCAAGGGGCATCGCGGGAGAGCTCTGTCCATGGCGACGCTGTGGTGGGGAGCCGAGTGGCGCTGGCGAGGGAGTGTTGCTCTGGCCGGATGATGAAAAGAAATAAgaacagaaaaataaataaaactgaaggaaaaaagaaaaaagggagcTACATATTTGGGTCTAGATCTGAGAGTGGGAGGCTGACATATGGGTCTAGGAAAAGTGCAAAAAAAACACACATAATTTATAACTATCTAATGTTTGTTCTTGTCCGTTTCAATCTTTTCACGTCAGCCTGGCATTGTGCCTCACACATCATAATCTCGGTTGAGTCTCTTACGATATACTGGTAGTAGTTTGTCACGTTGTTACACTAAACCGGTGTTTTTTTGTCAAAAAATGAAAGATGATGGTTTTTTGATAACATAGTTGCAATTGTGGTGGGTTTTTGTAATTAGCTCGCATCAAATAGACTACATGTACACATATACAACGAACACATCGGTACTCCTTTTCATTAGCTAAAGCTGACGCTTTTGTGAGAGAAAGGAATGAAATCCATACAACAAAATCATCCCCCCTGGTAATAACATGCGCCAACAGCATTCCCAGTCCCATTCCGGACATTCTTGCAAGTGTCTACTGGCTGCCCTCCTGAGAAATCAAATGTACTCCTTTTGGCTACATTGAATAATATACCATCCAAATTGCATCTATAATTGTTGAGATTGTTCAAATGTACCTTTGCAGATATATCAGCTGCATTATTTGCATGTCCAAAATGTTGTGTTAATGCTGCTCTAGTTGCTCCACTAGCAACACCAGCTATACATAATGACCAACAAACTAGCTAAGAAAATAACCATCCAATTTTTCCTTAGAAGCTTCTAAATTATTGACATGTAAATTATCTTACTCAACGAGCGAGATAAGCTGTCTAAGCACACTATGACTATCAATGATGAAGGAAACAAAGGGCTTAAGAGATCCATCGACATCCCTGTAAAACAACAACAAACAGTGTATCATACTTTCATATTTATAGCATGTTCTTTGTATGGCTCAGATCATGTAAGGTATATGTCTAGGAACATGTTACACACAGAATTGTACCGTTAGGCTACTACAGAAGAATCCAGGAGAAATAAGTATGTATTACTCCTTACAATGTGTCAGCGGGGTGAGAACCGGGACCCCCATCCCGCCGGGCGCGTGGAAGAACGTACCACAACTCAAGACCAGGCACACCGCGCGTGGTGCTTCGTCGGGACAATGCTGGGCCCGAGGGTAGCCCCTTTCCTATGGCTGGAGTTGAGGGTTGGGAAGCCCCCGGTGGCAGATCTACTCAAAGATGTCATCGGCACGACCCCTACGACGCTTCCGAGGAGCCCGCCCCGAGATAAACTTCCCCGCAGGCCCAGAACCGCCTGGACGGGGTCTCCCCGGGAGGAAGAGCCCCCGGGCGGCACGCCCTACATGATCCCGGTGGTGCATGATCAACACCTGGCATGCTGCCCCTGCACCACCAATCAGCGTCACTGCGGAAGGCCCCCCCGCGGCCCCTGTGCCGGCATAGGATGGTGCAGGTCGACAAGACGATGTTGGACATCCCTCAGCGTTGGCCAGGTCACGTGGGCTGAGGGTCGCGGTTCATCCACTCTTGAGGTGGCTTTGGTGGCTGCCACTTGTGATGCATGCTCATTTTCCTTGTATGTTTCCCTTTTCTTATTAAAGGGAGGAGAGGAGAGATAGATCCTAGAGGGATGGAGAGTGCATAGAGGCTtgggggaaggaggagaagaaagttGTATCGGAGGCGTTGGAAGAGGGAGTCTCCGCTCCATATGTAAATTGTTCATTATAAAGAAGATCAGACAAGAAGTACGTAGGGGTTTTACATTTTGCACCCTGAACCAGGGTAACATCGTGTGTCCTTGTGTTGTGCGTGATCCCGTTTGCAGCGCCCAGTTCCCACTAGCTGAACAAAAAGGGGTGTAGACCCTCGGTGTCCGCCGTCCCTGGGACGCGACATCTTGCGCGCCAGGTAGGGAGGCACTCGCTTTGCTTCAGGATCGGTGTCCGCACGGTATATTCATAGAAGCGCCAAGCCCTTGGCCTGATTGCCCTAGGTGAGCTTCACATGTGCTCGCGTGTCGCCTCCCCCTTGGGGGAAGCGCCCGCTGAACTATGCGCAGGTCTGGGTGGAAGTCTCCGCTGAATGGCCCCGTCAAGCGCCGCGGTCAGGCGAGGAGAGAAGAAGAGAAGGTTCGTGGAGCGGGCATGGTGCCGCAACTCTGGCGACCACTGCATCAGGCCCGAGTGGCCCGCCACGCACCCAAAAAGAAGCGCTACCCTGCGAGGCATGTTCCGATTTCCCCCAGCCCGGGGAGATCCAAACTTTGCCGAGTGGAAGGACAGTGTGGAGAAGCTCCTCATGGATGTGGAGCAGGGCGAGCTAGGGCCATCCTCGGGAGGTTCCGCGGCCGGCGGGTCGGCGGGTCGGAAGCCCGCTCCCTTGGAGCCCCGCGGGAGTCTTACCTCCTAGAAGGGGAGGGTCGTACTGGGGGCTTGGGGAGGGAAGAGGCCCCCCGCGACGGGCCTACTAGGGGACCATTTTTACGCAAGGCATAGATCAAAATCTCACCAAGCAGGTTCCTCTCTTTGGCGACATGACTCGTTCTGTGACCATAGGTGCGCACCTGTCGCCGGAACGGGAGGAGGAATTGGTCGATTTCCTTCGGGAAAACGTTGATTTCTTTGCCTGGGACTCATCTTGCATGCCCGGGGTGCCCCGGGGAGGTGATCGAGCATAAGTTGGCCGTGGATCCAGCGGCCAGGCCTATCAATCAGAAGGTGCAACGCCATGCCCAAGACCGGCAAGACTTCATCATTCATGAGGTTCTGAAGCTGGAAGCTGCCGGGGTGGTTATCCGTATCCTGCATCTGACCTGGACCACAAACCTGGTCGTGGTGCCCAAACCCAACCTGAAGAAGCGGACGTGTGTGGATTTCACGGACCTGAATCGTGCTTGTCCAAAGGAACCGTTTCCTTTTGCCTCGCATAGACCAGATCATGGATTCCACCGCAGGCTGCGACCTGCTGTGTTTCCTGGACGCCTTTTCGAGGTATCATCAGATCCAAATGAAGGGAgaagacgaagaaaaaacagcgttcattgatgcgtccaaattgcatcactattttatattataatttactgttattcacttatatatttcatatttagagatgatacttatgttatttcatctattttgcatgtttgatgattattggagaattaactgccggagtcagaattctgctggaaaaaggaccgtcaagatACCATATTTGTGAAGATCAGCAATTCCCGGAAAATACCTAGAAATTCCTATTTTGCCAGATACCGGAGGAAGGCAAAAGGGGAGCCTGAGGTGggccaggaggggcccacaccacccctaggcgcgggccacccctggccGTGCCTAGGATTGGTGGGGTGGCCCTAGCCCACCACTGACAGCATTCCTTCGCGCATTTCATCCCCCAAGAACCCTAAGCAGAGGGGAGACGAACAGAGAAATATTTCACCGTCGCGACGCGGCAGAAAACcatagagagagaaaagctccccTGCACGCAGAAATCTGTCGGGGGAAATTCCTTCCCTGAGGGGGGAAATCATggtcatcgtcaccgtcatcgagctggacttcatcgggatcatcatcatcatcatcatcatcatcatcatcatcatcatcatcatcatcatcatcatcatcatcatcatcatcatcatcatcatcatcatcatcatcatcatcatctccatcaccagcaccatcatctccaccatgtccactccgtcccgctgtaacattttgggtttgatctt contains:
- the LOC124694956 gene encoding uncharacterized protein LOC124694956, which produces METDGLEDFYKHHHFKPSKEEAVTYFLPRLLAGTPLPHGADGLIRRADVYACEPRDLAARFAPVPNATSTGDRFFFTTCKRKSGNDARVVRRAGSGTWTIQTTEDVYHEGAKVGEAKQLSFKKGKTTTGWVMKEYRCLRPEAVVADGEMVLCKIHLAQHAPAAARQESDAYKLLPQEPAEPAPAQQSHKRPAPTAAAAGPPCSKKMRMAAPVPEPDCPSTHAQKLYGVSVPAPEEMEYEDCPVWFTSAAPVSSPAASTEVPHAPEADGDTGQFSCTMEELLGPQQQQEQTLPVAVEDEDFDWDSLDSESELHLLLKPWDDDDWETAPQEEQTTPVEAEKNNIQQVDTHQPAPSASWELPEDLRSLLAEHDDQEALLYMGCSYNTVAAACLHAPSLQGFFSFGAVN